The candidate division WOR-3 bacterium genome has a window encoding:
- a CDS encoding metal ABC transporter permease, producing the protein MWLWVTIMPEILYFGFIRNAILGSFLVATVCSVIGVFVVLRGLAFAGAGIAHAAFGGVAIGFLLGVDPLLSAVLFCLGTAGLISLTGTRANLRQDTAIGIFFSWTMALGVIFIGLMRRYDARVYGYLFGNILGVTKGNIILMLALTIAVLMVVFLFYKEFKFLAFDEEMAQAVGLPRGALNALQLALIALTVVVSIKAVGIILVEALLVIPAATAYQLTNRYGMMFIISWLAAVLASITGLLLSYFLSIASGAAIVMVSAILFALAAIFSPKRRKCRVCGREGG; encoded by the coding sequence ATGTGGTTGTGGGTGACCATCATGCCTGAGATTCTTTACTTTGGTTTTATCCGTAACGCCATTTTGGGTTCTTTTTTGGTGGCGACGGTCTGTTCGGTTATCGGCGTGTTTGTGGTTTTGCGGGGGCTGGCTTTTGCCGGTGCCGGTATTGCCCATGCCGCATTTGGCGGAGTGGCAATAGGCTTTCTATTAGGTGTTGACCCCTTGTTAAGCGCGGTGCTTTTCTGTCTCGGAACAGCAGGTTTAATAAGTCTAACTGGGACAAGGGCAAATCTGCGTCAGGATACCGCAATTGGCATATTCTTTTCTTGGACGATGGCGTTAGGCGTGATTTTCATCGGACTGATGCGTCGTTATGATGCGCGGGTTTATGGCTATCTTTTCGGTAATATTTTAGGTGTGACAAAGGGAAATATAATACTGATGCTGGCTCTGACCATAGCTGTGCTTATGGTGGTTTTCTTATTTTATAAGGAGTTCAAGTTCCTCGCTTTTGATGAGGAGATGGCGCAGGCGGTTGGTTTACCAAGAGGAGCTCTCAATGCCCTTCAACTTGCCTTGATTGCCCTGACGGTAGTTGTTTCCATCAAGGCGGTAGGGATAATTCTGGTTGAGGCGCTTTTAGTGATTCCGGCGGCAACCGCTTATCAACTCACCAATAGATATGGAATGATGTTTATCATTTCCTGGTTAGCAGCGGTTTTGGCAAGTATCACCGGGCTTTTGCTTTCCTATTTTCTTTCTATTGCCTCGGGCGCAGCAATAGTGATGGTGTCCGCAATTCTTTTTGCGCTGGCGGCGATATTTTCACCCAAGAGAAGAAAGTGCAGGGTCTGCGGCAGAGAGGGCGGGTGA
- a CDS encoding leucyl aminopeptidase — MKIELISKSKWSGKTYAALMFEGENKPLGMDKEKGRKLTQIATEERFQGELRRTALLRSQEGEERIILTGLGKRKDFEPDRVRIAVAKAVKRAEEIGAKSLGILLPEDKEIRGDALGFVAGIVEGGVLAAYRDLRFRKLRPDEPEPLEEMVIVSQNPPSATMRKAAEEARLRSEAVCYVRDLVNEPSQNKAPMRMAERAEELVVPGRITLKVMDKAELEKQGMGGILGVGRGSHNPPCMVQLTYTPKGRSKGTLVFVGKGITFDSGGLSLKTAQQMENMKDDMSGAGVVFGLFKYLRDVDLPYTIIGLAPFAENLPGGGAQKPGDVIRHFNGKTVEVMNTDAEGRLLLADALAYGATLKPDLMVDIATLTGACVVALGNECSGVLGTDQKTIERLINLGKEQGELFWQLPLIERYRSHMKSEVADLKNIGKPMNAGTIIGGLFLSEFVPKEINWVHIDIAGTAFTSEPRDYCPVGATGVPLRTLIAFLVSR, encoded by the coding sequence ATGAAGATTGAGTTGATTTCAAAGTCAAAGTGGAGCGGGAAGACCTATGCCGCATTGATGTTTGAGGGTGAGAATAAGCCCTTGGGAATGGATAAGGAAAAGGGGAGGAAACTAACACAAATAGCAACAGAGGAGCGGTTTCAGGGTGAGTTAAGGAGAACCGCACTTCTGCGCTCTCAAGAAGGCGAAGAGCGGATTATCCTTACCGGTTTGGGCAAACGGAAGGATTTTGAGCCGGATAGGGTAAGGATAGCAGTTGCCAAGGCGGTAAAAAGGGCGGAGGAGATTGGGGCAAAGTCGCTCGGAATTCTCCTGCCCGAGGATAAGGAGATAAGGGGTGATGCCCTTGGTTTTGTTGCTGGTATAGTTGAGGGTGGAGTTCTTGCCGCTTACCGGGATTTGCGGTTTCGGAAGTTAAGGCCGGATGAGCCCGAGCCGCTTGAGGAGATGGTGATCGTAAGTCAGAATCCGCCATCAGCAACAATGCGCAAGGCGGCAGAGGAGGCAAGGCTACGCAGCGAGGCGGTCTGTTATGTGCGGGATTTGGTCAATGAGCCTTCGCAAAACAAGGCGCCAATGAGGATGGCAGAACGGGCTGAGGAACTCGTGGTGCCAGGCAGGATAACCTTGAAGGTGATGGATAAGGCAGAACTGGAAAAACAGGGGATGGGTGGAATTTTGGGTGTTGGCAGAGGCTCGCACAATCCACCCTGTATGGTGCAACTGACCTATACACCAAAAGGCAGGTCAAAGGGGACTTTGGTCTTTGTCGGCAAGGGGATAACATTTGATTCAGGCGGGCTTTCATTAAAGACCGCGCAGCAGATGGAGAATATGAAGGACGATATGTCAGGAGCCGGGGTGGTTTTCGGGCTATTCAAATATTTAAGGGATGTGGATTTGCCCTATACAATCATCGGCCTTGCGCCTTTTGCCGAGAACCTGCCCGGAGGCGGTGCGCAGAAACCCGGTGATGTTATTCGCCATTTCAACGGCAAGACGGTGGAGGTGATGAACACCGATGCTGAGGGCAGGCTTTTGCTTGCTGATGCGCTTGCCTATGGGGCTACGCTTAAGCCGGATTTAATGGTAGACATTGCGACGCTGACCGGTGCCTGTGTAGTCGCACTGGGGAATGAGTGCTCAGGTGTTTTGGGAACCGACCAGAAAACGATTGAGCGGCTTATCAATCTCGGCAAGGAGCAGGGTGAACTTTTCTGGCAGCTGCCTTTGATTGAGCGCTACCGAAGTCATATGAAAAGCGAGGTTGCTGACCTGAAGAATATTGGTAAGCCGATGAATGCGGGCACAATTATCGGCGGGCTGTTTTTATCCGAGTTTGTGCCCAAGGAGATTAACTGGGTTCATATTGACATTGCCGGCACCGCCTTTACGAGCGAGCCAAGGGATTATTGTCCGGTTGGCGCGACCGGTGTGCCTTTGCGCACCCTGATTGCCTTTCTTGTCAGCCGGTGA
- a CDS encoding metal ABC transporter ATP-binding protein, giving the protein MSAIEFRDVTVAYQHTVALEEVSFRLEQGEFFGVIGPNGSGKTTLLKTVLGLIKPVKGRVTVLGADGNRIAAVRRRIGYVPQRKPIDPNFPVSVLDAVLMGLYPSLGLLRSPGKRERDKAMGLLHAVGLEGNAYHIAGHLSGGQQQRLFLARALMQEPEILLLDEPTAGVDVATRGQIVELVRTLHKERGLTTVYVTHDLNEIMLCVDKVMLLNRRIQAFGTCAEVLKPEVLKRLYGIPVLVVEQDNRRYVVVGDHHA; this is encoded by the coding sequence ATGAGCGCTATTGAGTTTAGAGATGTAACCGTTGCCTATCAACACACCGTCGCGCTTGAGGAGGTTTCATTCCGGCTGGAACAGGGGGAATTTTTTGGGGTCATCGGTCCAAATGGTTCGGGGAAAACTACGCTTCTGAAGACTGTTCTTGGTTTGATCAAACCGGTTAAAGGCAGAGTCACGGTTCTTGGTGCGGATGGTAACAGAATCGCCGCGGTCAGACGCAGGATCGGTTATGTGCCTCAGCGCAAACCGATTGACCCAAACTTTCCAGTGAGTGTTCTTGATGCGGTTTTGATGGGTCTATACCCATCCCTTGGGCTTCTCCGCTCACCCGGGAAAAGGGAAAGGGATAAGGCGATGGGACTCTTGCATGCGGTGGGACTTGAAGGGAATGCGTATCACATTGCCGGTCATCTTTCCGGGGGTCAGCAGCAGCGGCTTTTCCTTGCCCGGGCATTAATGCAAGAACCGGAGATTCTGCTCCTTGACGAGCCAACCGCAGGTGTTGATGTGGCAACAAGGGGGCAGATTGTGGAACTGGTGCGCACCCTGCATAAAGAGAGGGGTTTGACAACGGTTTATGTCACCCATGATCTCAATGAGATTATGCTGTGTGTGGACAAGGTGATGCTTTTGAACCGGAGAATTCAGGCTTTTGGCACCTGTGCCGAGGTTTTAAAACCAGAGGTTTTGAAACGACTTTACGGCATCCCGGTCTTGGTGGTGGAACAGGATAACCGGCGCTATGTGGTTGTGGGTGACCATCATGCCTGA